The following proteins come from a genomic window of Gemmatimonas sp.:
- a CDS encoding diguanylate cyclase, translating to MATSRILVADDDEAVLESVAWLLQENGYDVVPANGGVCCIEQLERRAPDLILLDILMPDADGCQLLERIKGDERWRDLPVLMLSAQPPEEASVKSLGLGAADFIRKPYRPKELLARVQAQLRMGALLRSTRAALLRTEEQLVRAQQDADSRRKLVDILHEVTGDLSVSELFHLLVRRAARALGVSHCSVVLARPGDTLATVVAAFENPGLQHLTVQLDRYPELKAAFDSGQPVLVEDLDTHLLYEGVRNVWGIEGIEVPIRSVIALPFSIDRGQYGVFLVRRTRDQERFGPADLEFAQAVITAAVAVIQRAQMVESTMADNARLEQLAQTDPLTQLLNRRALTERITAEMERALRYDSTMALLMIDLDHFKRVNDTYGHLVGDDVLRDVAQLLSDTIRSADIVARYGGEEFLVLLPETDDAGAESFADRLRCAIETHPFASDSLAEPLRLTASIGVAVYPATRIESVEDLFARADAALYRAKADGRNRVHL from the coding sequence ATGGCGACGTCGCGCATCCTGGTGGCTGATGACGACGAGGCAGTACTCGAGTCCGTGGCCTGGTTGCTCCAGGAGAACGGATACGATGTCGTGCCCGCCAATGGCGGTGTGTGCTGCATCGAACAGCTGGAGCGGCGCGCCCCCGACCTGATCCTGCTCGACATCCTCATGCCCGATGCGGATGGCTGTCAGCTGCTCGAGCGCATCAAGGGTGACGAACGGTGGCGTGACCTGCCGGTGCTCATGCTCTCGGCGCAGCCACCCGAAGAAGCCTCCGTGAAGTCGTTGGGGCTGGGCGCGGCGGATTTCATCCGGAAACCGTATCGCCCCAAGGAATTGCTGGCGCGGGTTCAGGCCCAGCTGCGCATGGGGGCGCTGCTGCGCTCCACGCGGGCGGCGCTGCTGCGTACCGAGGAGCAGCTGGTACGGGCCCAGCAGGATGCGGATAGCCGACGCAAGCTCGTGGACATCCTCCACGAAGTCACCGGCGACCTGTCGGTCTCCGAGCTCTTCCACCTGCTGGTGCGGCGCGCGGCTCGAGCCCTGGGGGTCTCCCATTGCTCCGTGGTGCTCGCCCGGCCGGGCGATACCCTGGCCACCGTGGTGGCGGCCTTCGAGAACCCCGGGTTGCAGCATCTCACGGTGCAGCTCGATCGCTACCCCGAGCTCAAGGCAGCCTTCGACAGCGGGCAGCCCGTCCTCGTGGAAGACCTCGATACGCATCTCCTCTACGAGGGCGTGCGGAACGTGTGGGGCATCGAGGGGATCGAGGTGCCGATTCGCTCCGTCATCGCCCTGCCGTTCTCCATCGACCGGGGACAGTACGGCGTGTTTCTGGTACGCCGGACGCGCGATCAGGAACGCTTCGGCCCGGCTGACCTCGAGTTCGCCCAGGCGGTGATCACGGCGGCGGTCGCGGTGATCCAGCGCGCGCAGATGGTCGAGAGCACCATGGCCGACAACGCCCGCCTCGAGCAGCTGGCACAAACCGATCCGCTCACGCAATTGCTCAATCGCCGGGCGCTCACCGAGCGCATCACGGCGGAGATGGAGCGCGCCCTGCGCTACGACAGCACCATGGCGCTGCTCATGATCGATCTCGACCATTTCAAGCGCGTCAACGACACCTACGGCCACCTCGTGGGAGACGACGTGCTGCGCGACGTGGCGCAGCTGCTGAGCGACACCATCCGCTCGGCCGATATCGTGGCGCGCTACGGCGGGGAGGAGTTCCTAGTACTCCTTCCCGAAACCGATGACGCGGGCGCCGAATCGTTCGCGGATCGCCTCCGCTGTGCCATCGAGACCCACCCCTTCGCCAGCGACTCCCTCGCCGAACCCCTGCGCCTCACGGCCTCGATCGGGGTGGCGGTGTATCCGGCCACTCGTATCGAAAGCGTCGAAGACCTGTTCGCGCGGGCGGACGCGGCGCTCTACCGCGCCAAGGCCGACGGACGCAACCGGGTACACCTGTAG
- the odhB gene encoding 2-oxoglutarate dehydrogenase complex dihydrolipoyllysine-residue succinyltransferase, translating to MSSIKVPPLGESIVEATVSRWLKKEGDAVAVGDSLVELETDKITVEVPALEAGTLTSRAKGEGDVVAVGEVLGEIVAGVGAGTAAATPVAGVTAAPAAASAGAGQPVVADPKVSPAAARLATETGIDPAAVPGSGRGGVVSKADVMGAVAAAPAAAPAAAPVPASAAAPVSPQAAPAPAAASGRETREKMTTRRKRIADNLLQSQHATAHLTTFNEIDMTAITALRERLKERVEKEQGVKLSFMPFFAKAAALALKAYPVVNAQIDGDTIVYKHYVNMGIAVASDAGLVVPNVKDCDQKSVVQIGKDIGAVAKRARDGKLSMDDLTGGTFTITNGGVFGSLISTPIINYPQVGILGLHKTQDRPVAIDGQVVIRPMMYVALSYDHRIIDGQQAVLFLVRVKELMEDPAAMLVY from the coding sequence ATGTCGTCCATCAAGGTTCCCCCCCTCGGCGAGTCGATCGTCGAAGCGACGGTCTCCCGCTGGTTGAAGAAGGAAGGCGACGCGGTCGCCGTTGGTGATTCGCTCGTCGAACTCGAGACGGACAAGATCACGGTGGAGGTGCCGGCGCTGGAGGCGGGCACCCTCACGTCGCGCGCCAAGGGCGAAGGGGACGTGGTCGCGGTCGGGGAAGTACTGGGCGAGATCGTCGCAGGAGTCGGGGCGGGAACCGCCGCAGCGACACCCGTGGCGGGCGTTACCGCAGCCCCCGCGGCGGCATCCGCCGGCGCCGGACAACCGGTGGTTGCCGACCCCAAGGTGTCGCCCGCGGCGGCACGGCTCGCAACCGAGACGGGAATCGATCCCGCCGCGGTACCGGGAAGCGGCCGCGGTGGGGTGGTGAGCAAGGCCGATGTGATGGGTGCCGTGGCGGCAGCGCCGGCGGCAGCGCCGGCGGCAGCGCCGGTTCCCGCGTCGGCTGCAGCCCCCGTCTCCCCGCAGGCCGCGCCGGCCCCCGCCGCCGCATCCGGACGCGAAACGCGGGAAAAGATGACCACGCGTCGCAAGCGCATCGCCGACAACCTGCTGCAGTCGCAGCATGCCACGGCACACCTGACGACGTTCAACGAGATCGACATGACGGCGATCACGGCCCTCCGTGAACGCCTCAAGGAGCGCGTGGAGAAGGAGCAGGGGGTGAAGCTCTCCTTCATGCCGTTCTTTGCGAAGGCCGCCGCGCTGGCGCTCAAGGCGTACCCGGTGGTGAACGCCCAGATCGACGGCGACACCATCGTGTACAAGCACTACGTGAACATGGGCATCGCCGTGGCCAGCGACGCCGGGCTCGTGGTGCCCAACGTGAAGGACTGTGACCAGAAGAGCGTCGTGCAGATCGGCAAGGACATCGGCGCCGTGGCCAAGCGCGCGCGCGATGGCAAGCTCAGCATGGACGACCTCACCGGCGGCACCTTCACCATCACCAACGGGGGCGTCTTCGGCTCGCTCATCTCCACGCCGATCATCAACTACCCGCAGGTGGGTATCCTCGGCCTCCACAAGACCCAGGATCGCCCGGTCGCGATCGACGGCCAGGTGGTGATCCGGCCCATGATGTACGTGGCGCTCAGCTACGATCACCGCATCATCGACGGCCAGCAGGCCGTCCTCTTCCTGGTGCGGGTGAAGGAACTCATGGAAGATCCCGCGGCGATGCTGGTGTACTGA
- the gyrA gene encoding DNA gyrase subunit A, with product MTVPNARERILPRLIDEEIKESFINYSMSVIVSRALPDVRDGLKPVHRRVLYAMNELGLLPGRPYKKSATVVGDVLGKYHPHGDSSVYDALVRMVQDFSLRYPLVDGQGNFGSVDGDSAAAYRYTEARLTRMAVEMLTDIDKNTVDFAPNFDDRLEEPRVLPSGFPNLLVNGSSGIAVGMATNIPPHNLREIITAVVALVDNPDLEVADLRRIVKGPDFPTGGFIYGRSGITDYQDTGRGRIVMRARAAIEENEKGSKSQIVITELPYQVNKARLVQDIAELVREQKLTGISALRDESDRDGMRVVIELKRDAIPRVVLNQLYKHTAMQSTFGVIMLALVPDPNTRQLVPRVLTLKECLTHYIEHRHEVIVRRTQFDLDKALEREHILEGLKIAVDNIDEVIALIRAAEDTPTASTQLQARFGLSERQAEAILNLRLAKLTGLERDKLEAELTEVRLTIADLRGILESKPRRMDILKGELLKLAESYGDERRTEIMFDDGEFSIEDLIAEEEMVVTVTHGGYVKRTPLSEYKQQGRGGRGKAAADLKEDDFIERFYVASTHTYMLIFTDDGRCFWLKVHELPQGARNTRGKPIVNLINVAPNTRVRAIVLTKEFRDDESLLFCTRNGTVKKTALSQYSNPRTNGIKAIKIEDGDELMDVQVTATGNDVVLATRNGMSIRFPEADVRSMGRDTTGVKGIELRPDDHVVGMVVICREATLLVVTERGLGKCSDIGQYRVQGRGGKGIKTLDLTQRTGHVVALMEVIADDELMIMTKGGIALRLKVSDIRVVGRVSQGVRLVALDDQDLVSAVARVIPDDKDAAAAETGPVALAATDALTAVANGDVEGAEHDAEADGGAGDGP from the coding sequence ATGACCGTACCAAACGCCCGCGAACGCATCCTGCCGCGTCTCATCGACGAGGAGATCAAGGAATCGTTCATCAACTATTCCATGAGCGTCATCGTGTCGCGCGCCCTGCCGGACGTGCGAGACGGGCTCAAGCCCGTGCATCGCCGCGTCCTGTACGCGATGAACGAGCTCGGACTGTTGCCGGGGCGCCCCTACAAGAAGTCGGCAACGGTGGTGGGTGACGTGCTGGGCAAGTACCACCCGCACGGCGACAGCAGCGTCTACGACGCGCTCGTGCGCATGGTGCAGGACTTCTCGCTCCGCTATCCGTTGGTGGATGGCCAGGGGAACTTCGGGTCGGTCGACGGCGACAGCGCGGCCGCCTATCGCTACACCGAAGCGCGTCTCACCCGCATGGCGGTCGAGATGCTCACCGACATCGACAAGAACACCGTCGATTTCGCCCCCAATTTCGACGACCGGCTCGAAGAGCCGCGTGTGCTGCCGAGCGGCTTCCCCAACCTGCTGGTGAACGGGTCCTCGGGCATTGCCGTGGGCATGGCCACGAATATCCCGCCGCACAACCTGCGCGAGATCATTACCGCGGTGGTGGCCTTGGTCGACAATCCCGACCTCGAGGTGGCCGACCTGCGCCGCATTGTGAAGGGACCGGACTTCCCCACCGGCGGGTTCATCTACGGCCGCTCCGGCATTACCGACTATCAGGATACCGGGCGCGGCCGCATCGTCATGCGCGCCCGGGCGGCCATCGAAGAGAACGAGAAGGGGAGCAAGTCGCAGATCGTCATCACCGAGCTGCCCTATCAGGTCAACAAGGCGCGGCTGGTGCAGGACATCGCGGAGCTCGTGCGTGAGCAGAAGCTCACCGGCATCAGCGCCCTGCGCGACGAGTCCGACCGCGACGGGATGCGCGTGGTGATCGAGCTCAAGCGCGATGCGATTCCGCGCGTGGTGCTCAACCAGCTGTACAAGCACACGGCCATGCAGAGCACGTTCGGCGTGATCATGCTGGCGCTGGTGCCCGACCCCAATACCCGTCAGCTCGTGCCGCGGGTGCTTACGCTCAAGGAGTGCCTCACGCACTACATCGAGCACCGGCACGAAGTCATCGTACGGCGGACGCAGTTCGACCTCGATAAGGCGCTGGAGCGCGAGCACATCCTCGAGGGGCTCAAGATCGCCGTCGACAACATCGATGAGGTCATTGCGCTCATTCGCGCCGCCGAGGACACGCCCACCGCCAGTACGCAGCTGCAGGCCCGCTTCGGGCTGTCGGAGCGGCAGGCCGAAGCCATTCTCAACCTGCGCCTGGCCAAGCTCACCGGCCTCGAACGGGACAAGCTGGAAGCCGAGCTGACGGAGGTGCGCCTCACCATTGCCGACCTGCGGGGCATTCTCGAGTCGAAGCCGCGCCGCATGGACATCCTCAAGGGTGAGCTGCTCAAGCTGGCCGAGAGCTACGGCGACGAGCGGCGCACCGAGATCATGTTCGACGACGGGGAGTTCTCCATCGAGGACCTGATCGCCGAGGAAGAAATGGTGGTCACCGTCACGCACGGTGGCTACGTCAAGCGCACGCCACTCTCCGAATACAAGCAGCAGGGGCGTGGCGGCCGCGGCAAGGCGGCTGCCGATCTCAAGGAAGACGACTTCATCGAGCGGTTCTACGTGGCGAGTACGCACACGTACATGCTCATCTTCACCGACGACGGTCGCTGTTTCTGGCTCAAGGTGCACGAGTTGCCGCAGGGAGCACGCAACACGCGCGGCAAGCCCATCGTGAATCTCATCAACGTGGCGCCCAACACCCGGGTCCGCGCCATCGTGCTCACCAAGGAGTTCCGCGACGACGAGTCGCTGCTCTTCTGCACCAGGAACGGCACCGTCAAGAAGACGGCGCTGTCGCAGTACTCCAATCCGCGCACCAACGGCATCAAGGCCATCAAGATCGAGGATGGCGACGAGTTGATGGACGTGCAGGTCACCGCCACCGGGAACGACGTGGTGCTCGCCACCCGTAACGGGATGTCCATCCGCTTCCCCGAGGCCGATGTGCGCTCCATGGGGCGAGATACCACGGGAGTAAAGGGCATCGAGCTGCGGCCGGATGACCATGTCGTGGGCATGGTGGTCATCTGTCGCGAAGCCACGCTGCTGGTGGTGACCGAGCGCGGGCTCGGCAAGTGCTCCGACATCGGGCAGTATCGGGTGCAGGGGCGCGGCGGCAAGGGGATCAAGACGCTCGACCTCACGCAGCGAACCGGTCACGTCGTGGCCCTCATGGAGGTCATCGCCGACGACGAGCTCATGATCATGACCAAGGGGGGCATTGCCCTGCGGCTCAAGGTCAGCGACATTCGCGTCGTGGGACGCGTCTCGCAGGGGGTGCGCCTGGTGGCCCTCGACGATCAGGATCTCGTGTCGGCGGTGGCTCGGGTCATCCCCGATGACAAGGACGCCGCCGCCGCCGAGACCGGTCCGGTCGCGCTGGCAGCGACCGATGCCCTTACGGCGGTGGCCAACGGCGACGTCGAGGGCGCCGAGCACGACGCCGAGGCCGACGGCGGCGCTGGTGACGGTCCGTAG
- the lpdA gene encoding dihydrolipoyl dehydrogenase, with translation MTSPSIQSADVLVLGGGPGGYVAAIRAAQLGFSVACIEADTTLGGTCVTVGCIPSKALLQSSEHYEWLRLHAAEHGVKVDGAAVDLPAMMARKTDVVAQNTKGIEFLFRKNKVTWAKGFGALKPNNVIDVQGADGTVTSWQGKHVIIATGSVPVQLPFLPFDEKRVLSNVGALQIPDVPKHLIVIGGGVIGLELGSVWRRLGAKVTVVEYAPTILPGNDDDVVKEADRIFRKQGLEIHTGTKVTGGDVREDGVTIHVEKDGAASSIYGDYVLVSVGRRPSLSGVDAAALGLQLGQRGEIMVNDQMRTNLPNVFAIGDVVGGKLLAHKAEDEGVIAAEVIAGKPVHMHYRTMPGVVYTWPEIATVGLTEQEVKASGRAYRVGKFPFSANGRARTMGETQGFVKFVVDAATDEILGCHMIGPHVADNLAQVVLAMEYRGSAEDIAITVHSHPTLSETVKEAALSALGRAIHM, from the coding sequence ATGACCTCCCCATCCATCCAATCCGCCGATGTCCTGGTGCTCGGCGGGGGCCCGGGCGGCTATGTGGCCGCCATCCGCGCCGCACAGCTCGGGTTTTCCGTGGCCTGCATCGAGGCTGACACGACGTTGGGCGGTACCTGCGTCACCGTCGGCTGCATTCCCTCCAAGGCACTGCTCCAGTCGAGCGAGCACTACGAGTGGCTGCGCCTCCACGCCGCGGAACATGGCGTGAAGGTGGACGGGGCAGCGGTGGACCTCCCCGCCATGATGGCGCGCAAGACCGACGTGGTCGCACAGAACACCAAGGGGATCGAGTTCCTCTTCCGCAAGAACAAGGTCACGTGGGCCAAGGGCTTCGGGGCGCTCAAGCCAAACAACGTGATCGACGTGCAGGGTGCCGACGGCACGGTCACGAGCTGGCAGGGCAAGCACGTGATCATCGCCACCGGCTCCGTCCCGGTGCAGCTGCCCTTCCTGCCGTTCGACGAGAAGCGCGTGCTCTCCAACGTGGGCGCGCTGCAGATCCCCGACGTGCCGAAGCACCTCATCGTGATCGGCGGCGGCGTGATCGGCCTCGAACTGGGGTCGGTGTGGCGCCGGCTGGGGGCGAAGGTGACGGTGGTGGAGTACGCCCCCACCATCCTCCCCGGCAACGACGACGATGTGGTGAAGGAGGCCGACCGCATCTTCCGGAAGCAGGGGCTCGAGATTCACACGGGCACCAAAGTTACCGGCGGAGACGTGCGCGAGGATGGCGTGACCATTCACGTGGAGAAGGACGGCGCGGCCTCGAGCATCTATGGCGACTACGTGCTCGTGAGTGTCGGACGCCGCCCGTCGCTGAGCGGTGTGGACGCGGCGGCACTGGGGCTGCAGCTCGGCCAGCGCGGCGAGATCATGGTGAACGATCAGATGCGCACCAATCTCCCCAATGTCTTCGCCATCGGTGACGTGGTGGGCGGCAAGCTGCTCGCGCACAAGGCCGAAGACGAAGGCGTGATCGCGGCGGAGGTGATTGCCGGCAAGCCGGTGCACATGCACTACCGCACGATGCCGGGCGTGGTGTACACGTGGCCGGAGATCGCCACGGTGGGACTCACCGAGCAGGAGGTCAAGGCCAGCGGCCGCGCCTATCGCGTGGGCAAGTTTCCCTTCAGCGCCAACGGGCGCGCGCGCACGATGGGCGAGACGCAGGGCTTCGTGAAGTTCGTCGTGGATGCCGCCACCGACGAGATTCTCGGCTGCCACATGATCGGGCCGCACGTGGCCGACAACCTGGCCCAGGTGGTCCTGGCCATGGAGTATCGCGGTAGCGCCGAGGATATCGCGATCACCGTGCACTCGCACCCGACGCTCAGCGAGACCGTGAAGGAAGCGGCGTTGAGTGCGTTGGGGCGCGCCATTCACATGTGA
- a CDS encoding zinc-binding dehydrogenase gives MSLFHTMRALTFTAHGGPDQLVVRDDLPVPSVHATDGVRVRIHAAALNRLDLWVLQGIPGSKVKPGWALGSDGAGIVEAVGSKVTSVQVGDRVIINPGVVDRSCRCEYCRDGDQPLCLSYGVLGEHYPGTLADYVVVPEANVRTIPDWVPWDVAAAFPLATLTAWRMIVTRARVRAGEQVLIWGIGGGVALAALQICKHIGATCWVTSGTPDKLERASLLGADQRLDHRQPDLGKTIRAMTDKRGVDVVIDSVGEATWPQSLVALGRRGRLVSCGGTSGPMVQVDLRRMFWNQWTLMGSTMGNDAEFDAITEFFRHGSLQPPVDSVWPLAQAPEAYARLQSGQQFGKVVVQLVPWS, from the coding sequence ATGAGCCTCTTCCACACCATGCGCGCCCTCACCTTCACCGCCCATGGCGGCCCCGACCAGCTCGTCGTGCGCGACGACCTGCCGGTGCCCAGCGTGCATGCGACGGACGGCGTGCGGGTGCGCATTCACGCCGCCGCGCTCAACCGCCTCGACCTGTGGGTCCTTCAGGGCATCCCCGGGTCCAAGGTCAAGCCGGGTTGGGCGCTGGGCTCCGACGGCGCCGGCATCGTGGAGGCGGTGGGCAGCAAGGTCACCTCGGTGCAGGTGGGTGACCGGGTGATCATCAATCCCGGCGTGGTCGACCGCAGCTGCCGCTGCGAATACTGCCGCGATGGCGACCAGCCGCTCTGTCTCAGCTACGGCGTGCTGGGCGAGCACTACCCGGGTACCTTGGCCGACTACGTCGTGGTGCCGGAGGCCAATGTGCGCACCATCCCCGACTGGGTGCCGTGGGACGTGGCGGCCGCCTTCCCGCTGGCCACGCTCACGGCATGGCGCATGATCGTGACCCGTGCCAGAGTTCGCGCCGGTGAGCAGGTGCTCATCTGGGGCATCGGTGGGGGCGTGGCGCTCGCGGCACTGCAGATCTGCAAGCACATCGGCGCCACCTGTTGGGTCACCTCCGGCACCCCCGACAAGCTCGAACGCGCCTCCCTCCTGGGCGCCGACCAGCGGCTCGATCATCGGCAACCGGATCTCGGCAAGACCATCCGCGCCATGACCGACAAGCGCGGGGTCGACGTGGTCATCGACAGTGTCGGTGAGGCCACCTGGCCGCAGTCGCTGGTGGCCCTCGGGCGTCGTGGTCGACTGGTCAGCTGCGGAGGAACGAGCGGCCCCATGGTGCAGGTCGATCTCCGGCGCATGTTCTGGAACCAGTGGACCCTCATGGGCAGTACCATGGGCAACGACGCCGAATTCGATGCCATTACCGAGTTCTTCCGTCATGGGTCGCTACAACCGCCGGTGGACAGCGTCTGGCCCCTGGCGCAGGCGCCCGAAGCCTACGCGCGCCTCCAGAGCGGGCAGCAGTTCGGCAAGGTCGTGGTGCAACTCGTGCCGTGGAGCTGA
- a CDS encoding saccharopine dehydrogenase C-terminal domain-containing protein, producing the protein MRMLVLGAGLQGSACAFDLLREPTVTAVQLADLQVVALPRFLQRQADSRLMPAVLDVRDEVAVREAFSRCDAVLSAIPYYFNAALARLAVEAGVHFTDLGGNTQIVQEQRQLHAAAVARGVSVVPDTGLAPGMVNVIAQHAIDQFETVESVKMFVGGLPQQPEPPLGYQIAYSIEGMVDYYTTPSLVVRDGQPTTVTALSELESVDFAGDIGTLEAFHTAGGLSTMVYRYAGRIPVMEYKTLRYPGHAAIMAAIRDLGLLGTTPVTVKGTTVAPRDVFVKVAGDQLRRGKPDLVALRVVATGTSQGRRLSRAWEVVDRYDAEHGISAMMRTTGYTLSVTGQLQAGGAIAAGVHTPDECIPAARYFDMLAARGIVVREVPVPRGA; encoded by the coding sequence ATGCGTATGCTCGTGCTCGGCGCCGGGCTGCAAGGCTCCGCCTGTGCCTTTGATCTGCTGCGTGAACCCACCGTCACCGCGGTGCAACTCGCCGATCTGCAGGTTGTCGCCCTGCCGCGCTTTCTGCAACGGCAGGCTGACTCGCGACTGATGCCGGCCGTGCTGGACGTGCGTGATGAGGTGGCCGTACGGGAGGCGTTCAGCCGCTGCGACGCGGTCCTGAGCGCCATCCCGTACTACTTCAACGCCGCACTCGCCCGCCTTGCCGTCGAGGCCGGCGTGCATTTCACCGATCTCGGGGGCAACACCCAGATCGTGCAGGAGCAGCGCCAACTGCACGCGGCCGCCGTCGCCCGCGGCGTCAGCGTGGTCCCCGACACCGGGCTGGCCCCCGGCATGGTGAACGTGATCGCGCAGCATGCGATCGATCAGTTCGAGACGGTGGAATCGGTCAAGATGTTCGTGGGCGGGCTGCCGCAGCAGCCCGAGCCCCCATTGGGATACCAGATCGCCTACTCGATCGAGGGCATGGTGGACTACTACACCACCCCCTCGCTGGTCGTCCGCGACGGGCAGCCCACCACCGTCACGGCGCTCTCCGAGTTGGAGTCGGTGGATTTCGCCGGCGACATCGGGACGCTCGAAGCGTTCCATACCGCCGGCGGGCTCTCCACCATGGTCTATCGCTACGCCGGCCGCATTCCCGTGATGGAGTACAAGACGCTGCGCTACCCCGGGCACGCGGCCATCATGGCCGCCATTCGCGATCTCGGATTGCTCGGCACCACCCCGGTGACCGTGAAAGGCACGACCGTGGCACCTCGCGACGTGTTCGTGAAGGTGGCCGGCGACCAGCTGCGACGCGGCAAACCCGATCTCGTCGCGCTGCGGGTGGTGGCCACCGGGACGTCGCAGGGGCGGCGCCTGAGCCGTGCCTGGGAGGTGGTCGACCGCTACGACGCCGAGCACGGGATTTCCGCCATGATGCGGACGACGGGCTACACCCTGTCCGTGACGGGGCAGCTGCAGGCCGGCGGGGCAATTGCAGCCGGCGTGCACACGCCGGACGAGTGTATCCCGGCGGCACGGTACTTCGACATGCTCGCGGCTCGAGGGATCGTCGTGCGCGAGGTACCGGTTCCGCGCGGCGCGTGA
- a CDS encoding CoA-binding protein — protein sequence MTDKLTTAVPAWRAHLLERQADVLRTLDKVRRVAVIGIKPEAVGGPAFYVPDRMQRAGYEIVPVPVYYPEVQEILGVPVHRSLATVTPPVDMVQLFRRPTDVPRHLEEILAHRPRVVWMQLGIRHDAVAEALARAGIDVIQDRCVQVELDRMRP from the coding sequence GTGACAGACAAGCTAACGACGGCCGTCCCGGCATGGCGGGCGCATCTGCTCGAACGCCAGGCCGACGTGCTGCGGACCCTGGACAAGGTGCGGCGGGTCGCGGTGATCGGGATCAAGCCCGAGGCGGTGGGGGGGCCGGCGTTCTACGTGCCCGACCGCATGCAGCGGGCGGGATACGAGATCGTGCCGGTGCCAGTCTACTACCCGGAGGTTCAGGAGATCCTGGGGGTCCCGGTGCACCGGTCACTGGCCACGGTCACTCCGCCGGTGGACATGGTCCAGCTGTTCCGCCGACCGACCGACGTGCCGCGCCATCTGGAGGAGATCCTGGCGCACCGTCCGCGCGTGGTCTGGATGCAGCTCGGCATTCGACATGACGCCGTGGCCGAAGCGCTGGCGCGGGCCGGGATCGACGTCATTCAGGATCGCTGCGTACAGGTGGAGCTGGACCGCATGCGGCCGTAA